A genomic window from Mesosutterella faecium includes:
- the cysK gene encoding cysteine synthase A, producing MTVFTSIADLVGHTPVLELAGLEKKLGLKAKIIAKLEAFNPAGSVKDRVAKAIIEDAEATGRLKPGATIYEPTSGNTGIGIAAIGHAKGYKVVITMPDSMSVERRSMIRAYGAEIVLTPGKDGMKGAIAKAEELHEKDPGSIVAGQFVNPANPKVHYESTGPEIFEQTGGAVDYFVAGVGTGGTLTGVGRYLKEKKPSVKVVAVEPASSPVLTQGKAGPHKIQGIGAGFIPKTLDTSVYDEVIDVENDAAFAAGKEVAATDAVLSGISAGAALWAAVEIAKRPEAAGKTIVVLFPDNADRYYSTPLYAAA from the coding sequence ATGACCGTCTTTACCTCCATTGCCGACCTCGTTGGGCATACCCCCGTTCTCGAACTCGCCGGGCTTGAAAAAAAGCTGGGCCTTAAGGCGAAGATCATCGCGAAGCTCGAGGCCTTCAACCCCGCCGGCTCGGTGAAGGACCGCGTGGCCAAGGCCATCATTGAAGACGCGGAGGCCACCGGCAGGCTCAAGCCCGGCGCCACCATCTACGAGCCCACTTCCGGAAACACCGGCATCGGCATCGCCGCCATCGGCCACGCCAAGGGCTACAAGGTCGTGATCACCATGCCGGACTCCATGTCGGTGGAGCGCCGCAGCATGATCCGGGCCTACGGCGCGGAGATTGTGCTCACGCCGGGCAAGGACGGCATGAAGGGCGCCATCGCGAAAGCCGAGGAGCTGCATGAAAAGGATCCCGGCTCGATCGTGGCCGGACAGTTCGTGAACCCGGCCAACCCGAAGGTGCACTACGAGTCAACCGGTCCGGAGATCTTTGAACAGACCGGCGGAGCCGTGGACTATTTCGTGGCCGGCGTGGGCACCGGCGGCACGCTCACCGGCGTCGGCCGCTATCTCAAGGAAAAGAAGCCCTCCGTGAAGGTGGTGGCCGTGGAGCCCGCCTCCTCACCCGTGCTCACCCAGGGCAAGGCCGGTCCGCACAAGATCCAGGGCATTGGCGCGGGCTTCATCCCGAAGACCCTTGACACCAGCGTCTATGACGAAGTGATCGACGTCGAGAACGACGCCGCCTTTGCCGCCGGAAAGGAAGTGGCCGCCACGGATGCCGTCCTGTCGGGCATTTCGGCCGGCGCCGCGCTCTGGGCCGCCGTCGAGATCGCCAAGCGTCCGGAAGCTGCGGGCAAGACGATCGTCGTCCTCTTCCCGGACAACGCCGACCGCTATTACTCGACCCCGCTTTACGCGGCAGCCTGA
- a CDS encoding fumarate reductase flavoprotein subunit, with translation MKIIYTDVLVIGAGLAGLRMAVAVKRRGQDAIVLSLCPPKRSHSKAAQGGMQASLGNMIKGLGDNEDLHFVDTVRGSDWGADQDVCRMFVNTAPKAARELAAWGVTWSRITAGDHEVVINGQRVTITERKECQGLLRQRDFGGTKKWRCVFASDGTGHAMLNAVSDRVIAEHIPVMERVEALALIHDGKRCYGAIVRDLITGELMAYVAKATAMATGGCGRIYRVTTNAVICEGIGAALALETGVAGLGNMEAIQFHPTGIFPAGILVTEGCRGDGGLLRDVDGYRFMPDVEPEKKELASRDVVSRRMEERIAQGKGAHSKYGDHLWLDITLLGEHHIKHNLREVYDICHYFLGIDPVKDWIPVRPAQHYTMGGIRTDYTGESRQLKGLFAAGEAACWDMHGFNRLGGNSVAETVVAGMIVGEYIADFCEKPENVIDIPTSIVYDFARKVQDEINGFIHNTGNENAVKIRTRMQEIMTSKIGIFRNGKAMQEAVDELQQLLERSYHIPVKDAVGNNPELVYAYRTRKMLKVALTVAAGALARKESRGAHSREDYPRRDDVNWLNRTITTWKDPKSTLPDISYEKLDISKMELPPGFRGYGAKNYIENPESVARQKQVDEIRAKMEAEGKDRFQIQDALMPYQDKLPKRLRGRNERTYEPLND, from the coding sequence ATGAAAATCATCTACACCGACGTATTGGTGATCGGTGCCGGGCTGGCGGGCCTGCGTATGGCTGTGGCGGTCAAGCGCCGCGGCCAGGATGCCATTGTTCTGTCCCTCTGCCCCCCGAAACGCTCTCATTCGAAGGCTGCGCAGGGCGGCATGCAGGCTTCCCTCGGCAACATGATCAAGGGCCTGGGAGACAACGAAGACCTGCACTTTGTCGATACTGTCCGCGGCTCCGACTGGGGCGCTGACCAGGACGTCTGCCGCATGTTCGTGAACACGGCCCCGAAGGCCGCCCGCGAGCTCGCAGCCTGGGGCGTGACCTGGTCGCGCATCACCGCCGGCGACCACGAGGTAGTGATCAACGGCCAGCGCGTCACAATCACCGAGCGCAAGGAATGCCAGGGGCTGCTGCGCCAGCGTGATTTCGGCGGCACGAAGAAGTGGCGCTGCGTGTTTGCTTCCGACGGCACGGGCCACGCCATGCTCAACGCCGTCTCCGACCGCGTGATCGCCGAGCACATCCCGGTGATGGAGCGCGTCGAGGCCCTCGCCCTGATTCACGACGGCAAGCGCTGCTACGGCGCGATCGTGCGTGACCTGATCACCGGCGAGCTGATGGCCTACGTCGCCAAGGCGACCGCCATGGCCACCGGCGGCTGCGGCCGCATCTACCGCGTCACGACGAACGCCGTGATCTGCGAAGGCATCGGCGCGGCTCTCGCCCTCGAAACCGGCGTGGCCGGGCTGGGCAACATGGAGGCGATCCAGTTCCACCCGACCGGCATCTTCCCGGCCGGCATTCTGGTGACCGAAGGCTGCCGCGGCGACGGCGGCCTGCTGCGCGACGTCGACGGTTACCGCTTCATGCCCGACGTGGAGCCCGAAAAGAAGGAGCTCGCCTCCCGCGACGTGGTTTCCCGCCGCATGGAGGAGCGCATCGCCCAGGGCAAGGGCGCCCACTCCAAGTACGGCGACCACCTCTGGCTCGACATCACGCTGCTGGGCGAGCACCACATCAAGCACAACCTGCGCGAGGTCTATGACATCTGCCACTACTTCCTCGGCATCGATCCTGTGAAGGACTGGATCCCGGTGCGCCCGGCGCAGCACTACACGATGGGCGGCATCCGCACCGACTACACCGGCGAATCGCGCCAGCTGAAGGGCCTGTTCGCGGCCGGCGAGGCGGCCTGCTGGGATATGCACGGGTTCAACCGCCTGGGCGGCAACTCCGTGGCCGAGACCGTCGTGGCCGGCATGATCGTGGGCGAGTACATCGCCGACTTCTGCGAGAAGCCCGAGAACGTGATCGACATCCCGACCTCCATCGTCTACGACTTCGCCCGCAAGGTCCAGGACGAGATCAACGGCTTCATCCACAACACCGGCAATGAGAACGCCGTCAAGATCCGCACCCGCATGCAGGAGATCATGACCTCCAAGATCGGCATCTTCCGCAACGGCAAGGCGATGCAGGAAGCGGTCGACGAGCTGCAGCAGCTGCTCGAGCGCTCCTACCACATCCCGGTCAAGGACGCCGTCGGCAACAACCCCGAGCTCGTCTACGCGTACCGCACCCGCAAGATGCTGAAGGTCGCCCTCACGGTGGCCGCCGGCGCTCTGGCCCGCAAGGAATCCCGCGGCGCCCACTCCCGCGAGGACTACCCGCGCCGCGACGACGTGAACTGGCTCAACCGCACGATCACGACCTGGAAGGATCCGAAGTCCACCCTGCCCGACATCTCCTACGAGAAGCTCGACATCTCCAAGATGGAGCTGCCTCCGGGATTCCGCGGCTACGGCGCGAAGAACTACATCGAGAACCCCGAGTCCGTCGCCCGCCAGAAGCAGGTCGACGAGATCCGCGCGAAGATGGAAGCCGAAGGCAAGGACCGCTTCCAGATTCAGGACGCCCTCATGCCCTATCAGGACAAGCTGCCCAAGCGCCTGCGCGGCCGCAATGAGCGCACCTACGAGCCTCTGAACGATTAA
- a CDS encoding fumarate reductase iron-sulfur subunit, whose protein sequence is MSKTPNETQHRLLKISILRYNPADPESVPHMQTYELPEGDRMTLFIALNDIRDEQDPTLQFDFVCRAGICGSCAMLINGKPGLACRTLTRDLPTEFTLAPLPGFELIADLSVNTGKWMRNMSERIEAWVHTKEVDIDMRKLEKPMDPQLAEDLYNLDHCIECGCCVAGCGTFRMRPDFVGAVAINKIARFRLDPRDDRNDADYYELVGDDSGVFGCMSLLGCDDFCPKKLPLRTQIAFVRRKMAEQGIKNYDKVLPTPKKLIPIRQI, encoded by the coding sequence ATGAGCAAGACACCCAACGAAACCCAGCACCGTCTGCTTAAGATCAGCATTCTGCGCTACAACCCCGCTGATCCGGAAAGCGTTCCGCACATGCAGACCTACGAGTTGCCCGAGGGCGACCGCATGACCCTGTTCATCGCGCTCAACGACATCCGCGACGAGCAGGACCCGACCCTGCAGTTCGACTTCGTCTGCCGCGCCGGCATCTGCGGCTCCTGCGCGATGCTGATCAACGGCAAGCCGGGCCTGGCCTGCCGCACGCTGACCCGCGACCTGCCCACGGAGTTCACGCTCGCCCCGCTGCCGGGCTTTGAGCTGATCGCCGACCTTTCCGTGAACACCGGCAAGTGGATGCGCAACATGTCCGAGCGCATCGAAGCCTGGGTGCACACGAAGGAAGTCGACATCGACATGCGCAAGCTCGAAAAGCCGATGGATCCGCAACTCGCGGAAGACCTCTACAACCTCGACCACTGCATCGAGTGCGGCTGCTGCGTGGCCGGCTGCGGCACCTTCCGCATGCGTCCGGACTTCGTCGGCGCGGTCGCAATCAACAAGATCGCCCGCTTCCGCCTTGATCCCCGCGACGACCGCAACGACGCGGACTACTACGAGCTCGTGGGCGACGACTCCGGCGTCTTTGGCTGCATGTCGCTGCTCGGCTGCGACGACTTCTGCCCGAAGAAGCTGCCGCTGCGCACCCAGATCGCCTTCGTGCGCCGCAAGATGGCCGAGCAGGGCATCAAGAACTACGACAAGGTTCTGCCCACTCCGAAGAAGCTGATCCCGATCCGCCAGATCTGA
- a CDS encoding ABC transporter ATP-binding protein: MLLVENVYKTFFPGSPNEKKALQGVSLRLEDGDFATVIGSNGAGKSTLLNAVAGVFPVDRGRIVIGDTDVTRMPEHLRARFIGRVFQDPMMGTAAGMQIAENLAMAMRRGKRLGLRWSENAAEYRKFRELLAQLDLGLEDRLYSKVGLLSGGQRQAVTLLMATIRRPELLLLDEHTAALDPKTAEKVLAITDRFVREGHLTTLMITHNMRDALRFGNRLIMMHNGRAIVDVRGEEKKKLQVADLLALFEKASGGEADIPDNMLLG, encoded by the coding sequence ATGCTGCTGGTTGAAAACGTTTACAAGACCTTCTTTCCCGGCTCGCCCAACGAAAAGAAAGCCCTGCAGGGCGTAAGCCTGCGGCTCGAGGACGGGGACTTCGCCACGGTGATCGGCAGCAACGGAGCGGGCAAGTCCACGCTGCTCAACGCGGTCGCGGGCGTCTTCCCGGTGGACCGGGGCCGCATCGTGATCGGGGACACGGACGTCACGCGGATGCCCGAGCACCTGAGGGCGCGCTTCATCGGGCGCGTCTTCCAGGACCCCATGATGGGAACAGCCGCCGGCATGCAGATCGCGGAAAACCTCGCAATGGCGATGCGCCGCGGCAAGCGTCTGGGGCTGCGCTGGAGCGAGAACGCCGCCGAGTACAGGAAGTTCCGGGAGCTGCTCGCGCAGCTCGACCTCGGGCTCGAGGACCGGCTTTACTCCAAGGTGGGGCTGCTCTCGGGCGGACAGCGCCAGGCCGTGACGCTACTCATGGCGACGATCCGCCGCCCGGAGCTGCTGCTGCTTGACGAGCACACCGCCGCGCTCGACCCGAAGACGGCCGAGAAGGTCCTCGCGATCACGGACAGGTTCGTGCGCGAAGGACACCTCACCACGCTCATGATCACGCACAACATGCGCGACGCGCTGCGCTTCGGCAACCGGCTCATCATGATGCACAACGGCCGGGCGATCGTGGACGTCCGCGGAGAGGAGAAAAAGAAGCTCCAGGTGGCGGACCTGCTCGCGCTCTTTGAGAAGGCCTCCGGGGGCGAGGCCGACATCCCCGACAACATGCTGCTCGGATGA
- the dcuC gene encoding C4-dicarboxylate transporter DcuC, with translation MIWIGIAIVILTFYLIYKNYEARLILALSGIVMAAIGWLVEGSPVTVGTAVNAFVNQLVNGGLVPTITTVMGFGAVMTYTHCSDHLVNALVRPLTHVPAIVIPGTVLITWVLNIVLPSAAGVAAAVGVLLIPALITLRVNPVMAAAAVFLGTWGSTISPGLMFNPQIADIAYKAGEISAPDAMIVIFQEAGPAVCGAVVSAVVLAVICCILKEGVGTAHPALSPAGEVRHFRVNPVMALIPIVPLFLLVIASKQVGLLPTKTFSVPVCMLIGTGLGFIVGLFRRQDPGDISRQFCKGAGDGFNNIVILIAAASLFAAGMKSIGLTGAMIEAMKGSRSIAMISAVIGPFLMAVVCGSGNAAALAFNEAITPYAADFGMTIVQLGAVAQLAAGIGRTISPIAGGLIVLCGIAHVNPMLVVKRTTVPCLFALVVVTIGMYYI, from the coding sequence ATGATCTGGATTGGTATTGCCATTGTCATTCTGACTTTCTACCTCATCTACAAAAATTATGAAGCCCGCCTAATCCTCGCTCTCTCCGGAATTGTGATGGCCGCAATCGGCTGGCTGGTCGAAGGCTCTCCGGTCACCGTCGGCACTGCAGTCAACGCCTTCGTCAATCAACTGGTCAACGGAGGACTGGTTCCGACGATCACCACGGTGATGGGATTTGGCGCGGTTATGACCTATACCCACTGCTCCGACCATCTCGTCAACGCACTGGTCCGGCCGCTGACGCATGTGCCGGCCATCGTCATCCCGGGGACTGTTTTGATTACCTGGGTTCTCAACATCGTCCTGCCGTCGGCAGCAGGCGTAGCAGCCGCTGTAGGCGTCCTGCTGATTCCCGCACTCATTACTCTGCGGGTCAACCCGGTCATGGCGGCCGCCGCCGTGTTTTTAGGAACTTGGGGTTCGACGATCAGCCCCGGGCTCATGTTCAACCCTCAAATCGCCGACATAGCTTACAAGGCTGGAGAAATCTCTGCGCCCGACGCCATGATCGTCATTTTCCAGGAAGCTGGTCCGGCCGTCTGCGGTGCTGTCGTGTCAGCCGTCGTGCTTGCGGTTATCTGCTGTATTCTCAAGGAAGGCGTAGGAACAGCGCATCCGGCGCTCAGCCCGGCCGGAGAAGTCAGGCACTTCAGAGTCAATCCCGTCATGGCGCTCATTCCTATTGTTCCTCTTTTCCTGCTCGTCATCGCCTCTAAGCAGGTAGGACTACTGCCGACGAAAACCTTCTCCGTGCCTGTCTGCATGCTGATTGGCACCGGCCTGGGCTTCATCGTGGGCCTGTTTCGCAGGCAGGATCCCGGTGACATCTCGCGTCAGTTCTGCAAGGGGGCGGGAGACGGATTTAACAATATCGTCATCTTAATTGCAGCCGCTTCTCTTTTCGCCGCTGGAATGAAGTCCATCGGCTTGACCGGAGCCATGATCGAAGCCATGAAGGGCTCCCGGTCGATTGCCATGATCTCCGCTGTCATCGGCCCCTTCCTCATGGCTGTTGTCTGCGGATCCGGCAACGCGGCAGCTTTAGCCTTCAATGAAGCCATCACGCCTTATGCGGCAGACTTCGGGATGACGATCGTGCAGCTCGGCGCCGTCGCTCAGCTTGCGGCCGGCATCGGCCGGACCATCTCTCCTATTGCGGGCGGGTTGATCGTGCTGTGCGGCATTGCGCACGTCAATCCCATGCTGGTTGTTAAACGGACCACGGTTCCCTGCCTGTTCGCGCTTGTAGTCGTTACGATAGGCATGTATTACATCTGA
- a CDS encoding ABC transporter permease, whose product MLDILIPTVSQGLLWSLLALGVYITFRVLDIADLSVEGTFPLGAAVAASCIASGHSLVTAFALAVAAGCAAGAVTGLLTTKLRIPALLSGILTMIGLYSVNLRVMGRANLSLLGSDTVYSLGTSAGLTEVQSTLLVGVIAVAAVTGLIYWFFGTEIGLAIRATGFNPQMSRAQGVNTDSMVVLGLLLSNGLVALSGALVAQSNGFADAGMGIGTIVIGLASVIIGEVLFGTRSFKNCLISVILGSIVYRLVIAAVLEMGMPPNDLKLFTAILVALALSLPLIQSRLKALRHSSGRA is encoded by the coding sequence ATGCTTGACATCCTCATTCCCACCGTGTCGCAGGGGCTGCTCTGGTCGCTGCTTGCGCTCGGCGTCTACATCACCTTCCGCGTGCTCGACATAGCAGACCTCTCGGTTGAAGGCACGTTCCCGCTCGGCGCCGCCGTGGCGGCCTCCTGCATCGCCTCGGGGCACTCGCTTGTGACCGCCTTCGCGCTCGCCGTTGCGGCGGGCTGCGCCGCGGGAGCCGTGACCGGGCTGCTCACCACGAAGCTGCGGATTCCGGCGCTGCTTTCGGGCATCCTCACGATGATCGGGCTCTACTCGGTGAACCTGCGCGTGATGGGGCGCGCAAACCTCTCGCTGCTGGGCTCCGACACCGTCTACAGCCTGGGCACCTCGGCCGGCCTCACCGAGGTGCAGTCGACGCTGCTGGTCGGCGTCATCGCCGTCGCGGCGGTGACCGGCCTCATCTACTGGTTCTTCGGCACGGAGATCGGGCTCGCGATCCGGGCCACCGGCTTCAATCCCCAGATGAGCCGCGCACAGGGCGTGAACACCGACAGCATGGTGGTGCTGGGGCTGCTGCTCTCCAACGGCCTGGTCGCCCTGAGCGGCGCGCTCGTTGCCCAGAGCAACGGCTTTGCCGACGCGGGAATGGGCATCGGCACCATCGTGATCGGCCTCGCCTCGGTCATCATCGGCGAGGTGCTCTTCGGCACGCGCAGCTTCAAGAACTGCCTGATTTCGGTCATCCTCGGCTCCATCGTCTACCGCCTCGTGATCGCCGCGGTGCTCGAGATGGGCATGCCGCCGAACGACCTCAAGCTCTTTACCGCGATCCTCGTGGCGCTCGCCCTGTCGCTGCCTCTCATCCAGTCCAGGCTGAAGGCGCTTCGCCACAGCTCAGGGAGGGCCTGA
- a CDS encoding amidohydrolase, with protein sequence MNQIGNLGIKDGRIVFAGGCDAAAKKEIDARNMLVIPGIIDSHMHASSWLGGPMSFRMLAAAGVTTAMEMAGPVDSVKQYLAAYGTGLNIALLEQLRPFKNISGPAPNEAELKAAVEAALENGAYGVKLLGGHYPMTPESTASLIRLCAENNAFLAIHAGTTQQGSNISGMSQIIELAAGNPFHLAHINAYCRGMVLPLKDELSRAEELLLAHPEIETESYLSPINGCSGRCSSGIPESGVTRNCLIASGYEPTRSGLAAAIRDGIAQVHALRDGQTVLVNATEGIELWKQKNSDVPVSFSVNPGLSRFFFAVGKRPDGRFLVDSFCTDGGGIPRNVILSCGLALVRFKALSLNEFVLKSSYKAACQMGLTSKGHFSPGADADVTVADPARQKAVYTINAGRIIYQNNQFPVSGGVLITTPQGARAPLAPSLGKLVINVRSLLQKRRGAKLSSGL encoded by the coding sequence ATGAACCAGATCGGCAATCTTGGAATAAAGGACGGCCGCATTGTCTTTGCCGGAGGATGCGATGCTGCGGCCAAAAAGGAAATCGACGCCCGGAACATGCTGGTCATTCCCGGCATCATCGACAGTCATATGCATGCCTCCTCATGGCTGGGCGGTCCCATGAGCTTCAGGATGCTTGCGGCGGCGGGCGTCACCACAGCCATGGAAATGGCCGGCCCCGTCGATTCAGTGAAACAATATCTGGCCGCTTACGGTACTGGACTTAACATCGCGCTGCTCGAACAGCTGCGGCCGTTCAAAAACATTTCCGGTCCTGCCCCCAATGAGGCCGAACTGAAAGCGGCGGTCGAGGCCGCTCTGGAAAACGGTGCATACGGCGTCAAGCTTCTCGGCGGACACTATCCGATGACCCCGGAGTCCACGGCCAGCCTGATCCGGCTGTGCGCGGAAAACAATGCGTTCCTTGCCATACATGCCGGGACGACGCAGCAGGGATCCAATATTTCAGGCATGTCCCAAATCATAGAGCTCGCGGCAGGGAATCCCTTTCACCTCGCTCACATCAACGCCTACTGCCGAGGCATGGTCTTGCCGCTGAAGGACGAACTCTCGCGGGCCGAGGAGTTGCTTCTTGCGCACCCTGAAATCGAGACAGAGTCCTACCTTTCCCCAATCAACGGCTGCAGCGGGCGGTGCTCGTCAGGGATTCCTGAAAGCGGGGTCACCCGCAACTGCCTAATCGCGTCGGGATATGAACCGACGCGCTCGGGACTTGCCGCAGCGATCCGGGACGGCATCGCGCAGGTTCACGCCCTGCGGGACGGACAAACCGTACTCGTGAACGCAACTGAAGGGATTGAGCTCTGGAAGCAAAAAAACAGTGATGTCCCCGTAAGCTTCAGCGTCAACCCCGGGCTGTCGCGTTTTTTCTTCGCTGTCGGCAAACGCCCCGACGGACGCTTTCTTGTCGACAGTTTCTGCACTGACGGCGGCGGAATACCCCGCAACGTGATCCTTTCCTGCGGTCTGGCCCTTGTCCGCTTCAAGGCGCTGTCATTAAATGAATTTGTCCTGAAGAGCAGCTACAAAGCCGCCTGCCAGATGGGGCTGACTTCAAAGGGACATTTTTCACCGGGTGCCGACGCCGACGTTACGGTTGCGGATCCCGCCAGACAGAAGGCCGTCTACACGATCAATGCGGGCCGGATCATTTACCAGAACAATCAATTTCCAGTCTCCGGCGGCGTATTGATCACCACCCCGCAGGGCGCGCGCGCGCCGCTTGCTCCCAGCCTGGGCAAGCTCGTGATCAACGTGAGGTCTCTGCTCCAAAAGCGACGGGGCGCAAAGCTCTCCTCCGGTCTTTGA
- a CDS encoding ABC transporter substrate-binding protein, whose amino-acid sequence MKHRKSLTWVLAGLAALTLASCGGQGSSPAASSAAASPAASPTNVGIIQLVEHPALDLANKGIVDALADRGYRDGEKIKIDRQNAQADQSNMKNIAQRFVSNKCGIIFAIATPAAQTVANTTKTIPIVGTAITDYESAKLVKNRDKPGTNVTGTSDMNPVAEQAGLIKQLVPGVKTVGVIYNSSEVNSEVQVKAFRAEAGKLGMQLKVATVSNVNDIQQAAHSLVGKVQALYIPTDNVLASAMPTLVKVTNPAKLPVIAGEPGMVRSGALATIGIDYYTLGRMTGDMGADILEGKAKPETTAIRYQKDFKVTLNEKAAAEIGCKFPESVRANAEIIK is encoded by the coding sequence ATGAAACACAGGAAGTCTCTGACCTGGGTGCTGGCCGGCCTGGCCGCCCTGACGCTTGCCTCCTGCGGAGGGCAAGGCAGCTCGCCCGCCGCCTCTTCAGCCGCAGCCTCCCCGGCGGCCTCGCCGACGAACGTGGGAATCATCCAGCTCGTGGAGCACCCTGCCCTTGATCTCGCGAACAAAGGCATCGTGGACGCGCTCGCCGACAGGGGATACCGTGACGGCGAAAAAATCAAGATCGACCGCCAGAATGCCCAGGCCGACCAGTCCAACATGAAGAACATTGCCCAGCGCTTCGTCTCGAACAAATGCGGCATCATCTTCGCCATCGCGACTCCCGCGGCCCAGACGGTCGCAAACACCACGAAGACCATCCCGATCGTGGGCACCGCCATTACGGACTATGAGTCCGCGAAGCTCGTGAAGAACCGGGACAAGCCCGGCACGAACGTCACGGGCACCTCCGACATGAACCCGGTGGCCGAACAGGCCGGGCTGATCAAGCAGCTCGTGCCCGGTGTGAAGACCGTGGGCGTCATCTACAACTCGAGCGAGGTGAACTCCGAAGTTCAGGTGAAGGCCTTCCGCGCCGAGGCGGGCAAGCTCGGCATGCAGCTCAAGGTCGCCACCGTCTCCAACGTGAATGACATCCAGCAGGCCGCCCACAGCCTGGTCGGCAAAGTCCAGGCCCTGTACATCCCGACCGACAACGTGCTCGCCTCGGCCATGCCCACCCTCGTCAAGGTCACGAATCCGGCGAAGCTGCCGGTGATCGCGGGCGAGCCCGGCATGGTGAGGTCCGGGGCGCTCGCCACGATCGGCATCGACTACTACACGCTCGGCCGCATGACGGGCGACATGGGCGCCGACATTCTCGAGGGCAAGGCCAAGCCCGAGACCACCGCGATCCGCTACCAGAAGGACTTCAAGGTGACGCTCAACGAAAAGGCGGCCGCCGAGATCGGCTGCAAGTTCCCCGAGAGCGTGCGCGCGAACGCTGAGATCATCAAATAA
- a CDS encoding LysR family transcriptional regulator has protein sequence MTGKPLRYLEAVAQTGAISAAARQLFVSPPSLSQFVKRLEEDNGIVIFDRSGGPWKLTLEGKYFLDCERRIEAILRERHQYFEDLKTGLSGELRVGSTQYRSETLLSRILPVFAERYPGIRVRITELTTQELVSAAGNGEVDCAFVISRMMTKELVGVEVYQENVLLAVPRKLAARGGMKVPGPGRPPFPRISFSKVADLPFIIMKSGQAFREYFEILCARYGVKPAVALETQSILTVPALVSAGLGAALVPDTLCPELGEKEVEFFSLGGDLPVNTLSLVRRRGKYVPRACQLFFETAYTVLKGSGGLRSADF, from the coding sequence ATGACCGGTAAACCCCTTCGTTATCTGGAAGCCGTTGCTCAGACCGGGGCCATTTCCGCTGCCGCGCGGCAGCTGTTCGTTTCTCCGCCTTCGCTGTCGCAGTTTGTCAAGAGGCTCGAAGAGGACAACGGAATCGTGATTTTCGACCGAAGCGGCGGACCTTGGAAGCTCACACTGGAAGGAAAATATTTTCTAGACTGCGAAAGGCGTATCGAGGCCATTCTCAGGGAGCGCCACCAGTACTTCGAGGATCTCAAGACTGGTCTGTCCGGCGAGCTGAGAGTCGGGTCTACGCAGTACCGCTCGGAGACTCTTCTAAGCCGCATTCTGCCGGTTTTTGCCGAGCGTTATCCTGGAATCCGCGTTCGGATTACCGAGCTCACGACGCAGGAACTGGTGTCCGCGGCCGGTAACGGCGAGGTGGACTGCGCCTTCGTGATTTCCCGGATGATGACGAAGGAACTCGTCGGAGTAGAGGTCTATCAGGAAAATGTGCTTCTGGCGGTGCCTCGGAAATTGGCCGCAAGGGGCGGCATGAAGGTACCCGGCCCCGGCCGGCCGCCGTTTCCCCGGATTTCCTTTTCCAAGGTTGCGGACCTGCCTTTCATCATCATGAAGTCGGGTCAGGCTTTCCGGGAGTATTTTGAAATCTTGTGTGCGCGCTACGGCGTCAAGCCCGCGGTGGCGCTTGAAACGCAGTCGATTCTGACCGTGCCGGCCCTGGTCTCCGCAGGACTGGGAGCGGCATTGGTTCCGGACACGTTGTGCCCGGAGCTGGGCGAGAAGGAGGTCGAGTTCTTTTCCCTGGGCGGGGACCTGCCAGTCAACACACTGTCACTCGTCCGCAGGCGCGGCAAATATGTGCCGCGAGCCTGCCAGCTGTTTTTCGAAACAGCTTATACAGTGCTGAAAGGGTCCGGCGGACTCAGGTCTGCGGATTTTTAG